One region of Quercus lobata isolate SW786 chromosome 2, ValleyOak3.0 Primary Assembly, whole genome shotgun sequence genomic DNA includes:
- the LOC115977479 gene encoding uncharacterized protein LOC115977479, whose protein sequence is MDPQAFIRLSIGSLWLRIPGAALNSVNSGIHAISSPCSCEIRLRGFPVQTTSVPLITSPEVTHDSHSIASSFYLEESDLKALLAPGCFYNSHSCLEIAVFSGRKGSHCGVGIKRQQIGTFKLEVGPEWGEGRPVILFNGWIGIGKSKQECGRPGAELHLRVKLDPDPRYVFKFEDLTRLSPQIVQLQGSIKQPIFSCKFSRERVPQVDPLSTYWSVSADGSDLEMERRERKGWKVKIHDLSGSAVAAAFITTPFVPATGCDWVARSNPGAWLIVRPDICRPESWQPWGKLEAWRERGIRDSVCCRFRLLSDGQEGGELLVSEIFINAEKGGEFFIDTDRQMRAAAASPIPSPQSSGDFAALALAVGGFVMSCRVQGEGKSSKPLVQLAMRHVTCVEDAAIFMALAAAVDLSIEACRPFRRKIKRGSHHSL, encoded by the exons ATGGATCCTCAGGCTTTTATTAGATTGTCTATAGGCTCATTGTGGCTGAGGATACCTGGAGCAGCTTTGAACTCGGTGAATTCTGGAATTCATGCAATCTCTTCGCCATGTTCATGCGAAATTCGTCTTCGAGGTTTTCCCGTGCAGACTACATCAGTACCCTTAATAACCTCTCCTGAAGTTACACATGATTCTCACAGCATTGCCTCGAGCTTTTATCTTGAAGAATCTGATCTGAAGGCATTGTTGGCACCTGGCTGTTTTTATAACAGTCATTCGTGTTTGGAGATTGCTGTTTTTTCAGGAAGGAAGGGGTCCCATTGTGGTGTAGGCATCAAGAGGCAGCAGATTGGGACATTTAAACTGGAGGTAGGTCCTGAATGGGGTGAAGGGAGGCCAGTGATTCTTTTTAATGGTTGGATTGGTATTGGCAAAAGCAAGCAGGAATGTGGAAGACCAGGAGCAGAGCTTCATTTGAGAGTGAAACTGGACCCTGATCCAAGATACGTTTTCAAGTTTGAAGATTTGACCAGATTGAGTCCTCAAATAGTTCAACTTCAAGGTTCCATTAAGCAGCCTATCTTCAGTTGCAAGTTTAGTCGAGAAAG GGTACCCCAGGTGGATCCATTGAGCACTTACTGGTCAGTTTCTGCTGATGGTTCTGACCTAGAGatggagagaagagaaaggaagGGGTGGAAGGTGAAGATACATGATCTCTCTGGCTCGGCTGTTGCCGCCGCCTTTATTACAACTCCATTTGTGCCAGCAACAGGTTGTGATTGGGTGGCCAGGTCCAACCCAGGAGCTTGGTTAATTGTTCGCCCTGATATTTGTAGGCCTGAGAGTTGGCAGCCATGGGGAAAGCTTGAGGCATGGCGTGAACGTGGCATCAGAGATTCTGTCTGCTGTCGATTTCGCCTTCTTTCTGATGGCCAAGAGGGAGGGGAGCTTCTCGTGTCTGAGATTTTTATCAATGCTGAAAAGGGTGGGGAGTTTTTCATAGACACTGACAGACAAATGCGAGCAGCAGCAGCAAGTCCAATACCAAGCCCGCAAAGCAGTGGAGACTTTGCAGCGTTGGCTCTAGCTGTTGGAGGTTTTGTCATGAGCTGTAGAGTGCAAGGGGAAGGGAAGAGTAGCAAGCCATTGGTACAACTGGCCATGCGACATGTAACATGTGTGGAGGATGCTGCCATTTTCATGGCACTTGCAGCAGCTGTTGATCTCAGCATTGAGGCATGCAGGCCCTTCCGTAGGAAGATCAAGAGAGGGTCTCACCATTCTTTGTGA